A genomic region of Pseudomonas sp. KU43P contains the following coding sequences:
- a CDS encoding TetR/AcrR family transcriptional regulator, producing the protein MAQQGAAGIASAVAESVQYQGRKTARQGSEQRRQLILDAAMRIVVRDGVRGVRHRAVAAEAGVPLSATTYYFKDIEDLLTDTFAQYVERSAAYMAKLWANTEVVLRQLLAQGDGSAQSRARLADEVARMTADYVSRQLLNRRDFLMAEQAFRQEALLCPRLAELVCAHEQILLHGTRQLLEVVGSRQPEQDAQMLTAIIEQMEYQGLLKDADAQADGQMLAMLTRYLHLVLASA; encoded by the coding sequence ATGGCCCAGCAAGGCGCCGCCGGCATCGCCAGCGCCGTCGCCGAGAGCGTGCAATACCAGGGGCGCAAGACCGCCCGTCAAGGCAGCGAGCAACGCCGCCAGCTCATCCTCGACGCCGCCATGCGTATCGTCGTGCGTGACGGCGTACGCGGTGTTCGCCACCGCGCCGTGGCAGCGGAAGCGGGCGTCCCGTTGTCTGCCACCACCTATTACTTCAAGGACATCGAAGACCTGCTCACCGATACCTTCGCCCAATACGTCGAACGCAGTGCCGCCTACATGGCCAAATTGTGGGCCAATACCGAGGTGGTGCTGCGCCAGCTGCTCGCCCAGGGCGACGGTAGCGCGCAATCGCGGGCGCGGCTTGCCGACGAAGTGGCGCGCATGACGGCCGACTACGTTTCGCGGCAACTGCTCAACCGCCGTGACTTTCTGATGGCCGAGCAGGCCTTCCGCCAGGAGGCACTCTTGTGCCCCCGTCTGGCCGAGCTTGTGTGCGCCCATGAGCAGATCCTGCTGCATGGCACGCGGCAACTACTGGAGGTCGTCGGCTCGCGCCAGCCGGAGCAGGACGCCCAGATGTTGACGGCGATTATCGAGCAGATGGAATATCAGGGCCTGCTCAAGGATGCCGACGCGCAGGCCGATGGGCAGATGCTCGCTATGCTTACCCGTTACCTGCACCTGGTGTTGGCATCGGCCTGA
- the lysS gene encoding lysine--tRNA ligase: MSDLKTESQDLQQEENALIALRKEKLAAERAKGNAFPNDFRRDSYCNDLQKQYADKTKEELEAAAIPVKVAGRIMLNRGSFMVIQDMTGRIQVYVNRKTLPEETLAAVKTWDLGDIISAEGTLARSGKGDLYVEMTNVRLLTKSLRPLPDKHHGLTDTEQRYRQRYVDLMVNEETRHTFRVRSQVISHIRKFLIDRDFLEVETPMLQTIPGGAAAKPFETHHNALDMAMFLRIAPELYLKRLVVGGFEKVFEINRNFRNEGVSTRHNPEFTMLEFYQAYADYRDNMDLTEELFRELAQLVLGSTDVPYGDKVFHFGEPFARLSVFDSILKYNPELTAADLQDVDRARDIAKKAGAKVLGHEGLGKLQVMIFEELVEHKLEQPHFITEYPFEVSPLARRNDDNPAVTDRFELFIGGREIANAYSELNDAEDQAERFLAQVAEKDAGDDEAMHYDADFVRALEYGMPPTAGEGIGIDRLVMLLTNSPSIRDVILFPHMRPQA; the protein is encoded by the coding sequence ATGAGCGACCTCAAGACCGAATCGCAAGACCTGCAACAGGAAGAAAACGCCCTGATCGCCCTGCGCAAGGAAAAACTTGCCGCCGAGCGTGCCAAGGGCAACGCCTTCCCCAACGACTTCCGTCGCGACAGCTACTGCAACGACCTGCAGAAACAGTACGCGGACAAGACCAAGGAAGAGCTGGAAGCAGCCGCGATCCCGGTCAAGGTTGCCGGCCGCATCATGCTCAACCGTGGCTCGTTCATGGTGATCCAGGACATGACCGGTCGTATTCAGGTCTACGTCAACCGCAAGACCCTGCCGGAAGAAACCCTGGCCGCAGTCAAGACCTGGGATCTGGGCGACATCATCAGCGCCGAAGGCACCCTGGCCCGTTCGGGCAAGGGCGACCTGTACGTCGAGATGACCAATGTGCGCCTGCTGACCAAGTCGCTGCGCCCGCTGCCAGACAAGCACCACGGCCTGACCGACACCGAGCAGCGCTACCGCCAGCGTTACGTCGACCTGATGGTCAACGAAGAAACCCGTCACACGTTCCGTGTGCGTTCGCAGGTGATCTCGCACATCCGCAAGTTCCTCATCGACCGCGACTTCCTCGAAGTCGAGACGCCGATGCTGCAGACCATCCCGGGTGGTGCCGCGGCCAAGCCGTTCGAAACCCACCACAATGCCCTGGACATGGCCATGTTCCTGCGCATTGCGCCGGAGTTGTACCTCAAGCGGCTTGTAGTCGGCGGGTTTGAAAAAGTATTCGAGATCAACCGCAACTTCCGTAACGAAGGCGTTTCGACTCGGCACAACCCCGAGTTCACCATGCTCGAGTTCTACCAGGCCTACGCCGACTACCGCGACAACATGGACCTCACCGAGGAACTGTTCCGCGAACTGGCGCAGTTGGTACTGGGCAGCACTGACGTGCCGTACGGCGACAAGGTGTTCCACTTCGGCGAACCGTTCGCGCGCCTGTCGGTGTTCGATTCGATCCTCAAGTACAACCCTGAGCTCACCGCCGCCGACCTGCAGGACGTCGACCGTGCCCGTGACATCGCCAAGAAGGCCGGTGCCAAGGTGCTTGGCCACGAAGGCCTGGGCAAGCTGCAGGTGATGATTTTCGAAGAGCTGGTCGAGCACAAGCTGGAGCAGCCGCACTTCATCACCGAGTACCCGTTCGAAGTGTCGCCACTGGCCCGTCGCAACGACGACAACCCGGCCGTGACCGACCGCTTCGAGCTGTTCATCGGTGGCCGCGAGATCGCCAACGCCTACTCCGAGCTCAACGATGCCGAAGACCAGGCTGAGCGTTTCCTGGCCCAGGTGGCCGAGAAGGACGCGGGTGACGACGAAGCCATGCACTACGACGCCGACTTCGTGCGCGCCCTGGAGTACGGCATGCCGCCCACCGCAGGTGAAGGCATCGGTATCGACCGCCTGGTGATGCTGCTGACCAACTCGCCGTCGATTCGCGATGTGATCCTGTTCCCGCACATGCGCCCACAGGCCTGA
- the wspR gene encoding Wsp signal transduction system regulator diguanylate cyclase WspR (signal transduction system involved in biofilm formation), whose translation MTDLPIDGFATANENSAMVLLVDDQAMIGEAVRRGLAHEENIDFHFCADPHQAVAQAMRIKPTVILQDLIMPGLDGLTLVREYRNNPATQDIPIIVLSTKEDPLVKSAAFAAGANDYLVKLPDTIELVARIRYHSRSYLTLLQRDEAYRALRVSQQQLLDTNLMLQRLMNSDGLTGLSNRRHFDEYLELEWRRAMREQQQLSLLMIDVDYFKVYNDSFGHLAGDEALRQVAEAIRGSCSRPTDLPARYGGEEFALVLPNTSPGGARLVAEKLRQTVLGLNIPHTAPQTDSRLTVSIGLATQTPPVGSHCRQLILAADKGLYLAKDSGRNQVGIA comes from the coding sequence ATGACTGATTTACCAATCGACGGTTTCGCGACGGCCAACGAAAACTCGGCGATGGTGCTGCTGGTCGACGATCAGGCAATGATCGGCGAAGCCGTGCGTCGTGGCCTGGCCCATGAAGAGAACATCGACTTCCACTTCTGCGCCGACCCGCATCAGGCCGTGGCCCAGGCCATGCGCATCAAGCCCACGGTGATTCTCCAGGACCTGATCATGCCCGGCCTGGACGGCCTGACCCTGGTGCGCGAGTACCGCAACAACCCGGCCACGCAGGACATTCCAATCATCGTCCTGTCGACCAAGGAAGACCCGCTGGTCAAGAGCGCCGCGTTTGCCGCCGGGGCCAACGATTACCTGGTCAAGCTGCCCGATACCATCGAGCTGGTGGCACGCATCCGCTACCACTCGCGCTCTTACTTGACCCTGCTGCAGCGAGACGAGGCCTACCGGGCCTTGCGTGTCAGCCAGCAACAGCTGCTCGACACCAACCTGATGCTGCAACGGCTGATGAATTCCGACGGCCTGACCGGGCTGTCCAACCGCCGCCACTTCGACGAGTACCTGGAGCTGGAGTGGCGCCGGGCCATGCGCGAGCAGCAGCAGTTGTCGCTGCTGATGATCGATGTCGACTATTTCAAGGTCTACAACGACAGCTTCGGTCACCTGGCCGGTGACGAAGCGCTGCGCCAGGTGGCGGAGGCCATCCGTGGCTCGTGCTCGCGGCCCACCGATCTTCCGGCGCGCTATGGTGGCGAGGAGTTCGCCTTGGTGCTGCCCAATACCTCTCCAGGCGGGGCGCGGCTGGTGGCGGAAAAGCTGCGTCAGACCGTGCTCGGCCTGAACATCCCGCACACCGCGCCCCAGACTGATTCGCGGCTCACTGTGAGTATTGGTCTGGCAACCCAGACGCCGCCGGTCGGCAGCCACTGCCGACAACTGATTTTGGCGGCGGACAAGGGCCTGTACCTGGCCAAGGACAGCGGTCGCAACCAGGTCGGGATTGCCTGA
- a CDS encoding hybrid sensor histidine kinase/response regulator, with product MTPEQMRDASLLELFSLEAEAQTQVLSTGLMALERNPTQADQLEACMRAAHSLKGAARIVGLDAGVSVAHVMEDCLVAAQEGRLLLRADHIDALLRGTDLLLHIATPGDSQGEAAVPAFLVQMAGLIDPGALPVTPAPVTPVSLANVPEPMPAAAEPSILEADPDNEPPAPRKAGKRGEGGERVLRVTADRLNSLLDLSSKSLVETQRLKPYLASLQRLKRMHGQGMRALDGLKTQLEDSGQSPEVLEALAQTQRLLQETQQILQQQAADLDEFGWQASQRAQLLYDTALACRMRPFADVLTGQSRMVRDLGRSLGKQVRLQIDGEKTQVDRDVLEKLDAPLTHLLRNAVDHGIELPEQRVLAGKPEEGAIRLRASHQAGLLILELSDDGAGIDLDRLRRSIVERGLSPADTVAQMSEAELLTFLFLPGFSMRDKVTEVSGRGVGLDAVQHMVRELRGSIELTQVAGQGCRFHLEVPLTLSVVRSLVVEVGGEAYAFPLAHIERTLEVSAEQIVQIEGRQHFWHEGQHIGLVAASQLLNRPGGHNEQGSLRVVVIREREQLYGVAVERLIGERVLVVMPLDPRLGKVQDISAGALLDDGSVVLIVDVEDLLRSVEKLLSTGRLERIERGAQAARGAARKRILVVDDSLTVRELQRKLLSNRGYEVAVAVDGMDGWNALRGEDFDLLITDIDMPRMDGIELVTLVRRDQRLQSLPVMVVSYKDREEDRRRGLDAGADYYLAKASFHDDALLDAVVELIGGAQG from the coding sequence ATGACCCCTGAGCAAATGCGCGACGCATCGTTGCTCGAACTGTTCAGCCTCGAAGCCGAAGCCCAGACCCAGGTGCTGAGCACCGGGCTGATGGCACTGGAGCGCAACCCGACCCAGGCCGATCAACTGGAAGCCTGCATGCGCGCCGCGCACTCCCTGAAGGGCGCAGCGCGCATCGTCGGCCTCGATGCCGGGGTCAGCGTTGCCCACGTGATGGAAGACTGTCTGGTGGCCGCGCAGGAAGGCCGGCTGCTGCTGCGTGCGGACCATATCGACGCATTGCTGCGGGGCACCGACTTGCTGTTGCACATCGCAACGCCCGGTGATTCGCAAGGCGAGGCCGCGGTGCCGGCGTTTCTCGTGCAGATGGCCGGCCTGATCGATCCCGGGGCCTTGCCTGTTACGCCTGCGCCGGTGACCCCTGTGTCACTGGCAAACGTGCCTGAGCCGATGCCCGCAGCCGCCGAGCCGTCGATACTTGAAGCCGACCCCGACAACGAGCCGCCAGCCCCGCGCAAGGCCGGCAAGCGCGGGGAGGGCGGCGAGCGGGTACTGCGGGTGACCGCCGACCGCCTCAACAGCCTGCTCGACCTGTCCAGCAAGTCACTGGTCGAAACCCAGCGCCTGAAGCCGTACCTGGCCAGCCTGCAACGCCTCAAGCGCATGCACGGCCAAGGCATGCGAGCCCTTGACGGCCTCAAGACCCAGCTTGAAGACAGCGGCCAGAGCCCGGAAGTGCTCGAAGCCCTGGCCCAGACCCAGCGGCTATTGCAAGAAACCCAGCAGATCCTGCAGCAGCAGGCTGCCGACCTCGATGAGTTCGGCTGGCAGGCCAGCCAGCGCGCGCAGCTGCTCTATGACACCGCCTTGGCCTGCCGGATGCGCCCGTTCGCTGACGTGCTTACCGGGCAGAGCCGCATGGTCCGCGACCTGGGGCGCTCGCTGGGGAAGCAGGTACGCCTGCAGATAGACGGCGAGAAGACCCAGGTTGACCGCGATGTGCTGGAAAAGCTCGATGCGCCCCTGACCCACCTGCTGCGCAATGCCGTCGACCATGGCATCGAACTGCCCGAGCAGCGCGTGTTGGCTGGCAAACCGGAGGAGGGCGCGATCCGCTTGCGGGCTTCCCATCAGGCGGGCTTGCTGATCCTCGAATTGAGCGACGACGGGGCCGGCATCGACCTCGACCGCTTGCGCCGCAGCATCGTCGAGCGCGGCCTGTCGCCAGCGGACACGGTGGCGCAGATGAGCGAGGCGGAGCTGCTGACCTTCCTGTTCCTGCCAGGCTTCAGCATGCGCGATAAGGTGACCGAGGTTTCCGGCCGTGGCGTCGGCCTGGACGCGGTGCAGCACATGGTCCGCGAGCTGCGCGGCTCGATCGAACTGACCCAGGTGGCCGGCCAGGGCTGCCGCTTCCACCTGGAGGTACCGCTGACCCTGTCGGTGGTGCGCAGCTTGGTGGTGGAGGTGGGCGGTGAGGCCTACGCCTTCCCGCTGGCGCATATCGAGCGCACCCTGGAGGTCAGCGCCGAGCAGATCGTGCAAATCGAGGGTCGCCAGCACTTCTGGCACGAGGGCCAGCATATCGGCCTGGTGGCTGCCAGCCAGTTGCTCAACCGGCCGGGCGGGCACAATGAGCAAGGCAGCTTGCGGGTGGTGGTGATCCGCGAGCGGGAACAGCTCTATGGTGTGGCCGTGGAGCGCCTGATCGGCGAGCGGGTGCTGGTGGTGATGCCTCTGGATCCGCGCTTGGGCAAGGTCCAGGACATTTCCGCCGGCGCCCTGCTGGACGACGGCTCGGTAGTATTGATCGTCGACGTTGAAGACTTGCTGCGCTCGGTCGAAAAACTGCTCAGCACCGGCCGCCTCGAGCGTATCGAGCGTGGCGCTCAGGCGGCCCGTGGCGCGGCGCGCAAGCGCATCCTGGTGGTGGACGACTCGCTGACCGTGCGCGAACTGCAACGCAAGTTGCTGAGCAACCGCGGCTACGAGGTGGCTGTGGCGGTGGACGGCATGGACGGCTGGAACGCCCTGCGTGGCGAAGACTTCGACCTGCTGATCACCGACATCGACATGCCGCGCATGGACGGCATCGAACTGGTCACCCTGGTGCGCCGCGATCAGCGCCTGCAGTCACTGCCGGTGATGGTGGTGTCGTACAAGGACCGCGAGGAAGATAGGCGGCGTGGCCTGGACGCTGGCGCCGACTACTATTTGGCAAAGGCGAGCTTCCACGACGATGCGTTGCTGGATGCCGTGGTCGAATTGATCGGAGGTGCTCAAGGATGA
- a CDS encoding alpha/beta hydrolase — translation MKPTTRTFSERCRLLALGLLLLGLGGCSSLLFYPEPGQAFTPERAKLQYRDITLTTSDGVRLHGWWLPVKTGVAVKGTVLHLHGNGGNLPGHLGGSYWLPEQGYQVLMIDYRGYGLSQGQPGLPEVYEDIAAAMAWLDQAPEVKGTPLVLLGQSLGGAMAIHYLAGHPEQRQRFSALVFDGVPASYRDVGRYALSTSWLTWPLQVPLSWLVPDGDSAIRSIEQLASPPKLFFHSIDDTLVPMGNGIRLYQHAPPPRVLQLTRGGHVQTFADPVWRQVMLRFLDDPSHFNGLRRLAEVPNYPDEKNKQ, via the coding sequence TTGAAGCCGACTACGCGAACATTCTCTGAGCGCTGCCGCCTGCTGGCCCTGGGCTTGCTCCTGCTGGGGCTTGGCGGTTGCAGCAGCCTGCTGTTCTACCCCGAGCCGGGCCAGGCGTTCACCCCCGAGCGGGCCAAGCTTCAATACCGTGATATCACCCTCACTACTTCCGATGGAGTACGCCTGCACGGGTGGTGGTTGCCGGTGAAGACAGGTGTCGCGGTCAAGGGGACGGTACTGCACCTGCACGGTAACGGCGGTAACTTGCCCGGCCACCTTGGCGGCAGCTACTGGTTGCCGGAACAGGGCTATCAGGTGCTGATGATCGACTACCGCGGTTATGGCCTGTCCCAGGGGCAACCCGGCTTGCCGGAGGTTTATGAAGATATCGCAGCCGCCATGGCCTGGCTCGACCAGGCCCCCGAGGTCAAAGGCACACCCCTGGTGCTGCTGGGGCAGAGTCTCGGCGGAGCGATGGCCATCCACTATCTGGCAGGGCACCCCGAACAGCGTCAGCGCTTCAGTGCGTTGGTGTTCGATGGTGTCCCGGCCAGTTACCGTGATGTCGGCCGTTATGCTCTGAGTACCTCATGGCTGACCTGGCCACTGCAGGTACCGTTGTCCTGGCTGGTGCCGGACGGCGACAGCGCGATTCGCTCGATCGAGCAACTTGCCAGCCCGCCCAAGCTGTTCTTCCACAGCATCGACGATACCTTGGTGCCGATGGGCAACGGCATTCGCCTGTACCAGCACGCACCGCCACCGCGTGTGCTGCAACTGACCCGTGGCGGCCATGTACAGACCTTCGCCGACCCGGTGTGGCGCCAGGTGATGCTCCGCTTTCTGGATGACCCCAGCCATTTCAACGGCCTGCGGCGGCTTGCCGAAGTGCCCAACTACCCTGACGAGAAGAACAAGCAATGA
- a CDS encoding flavohemoglobin expression-modulating QEGLA motif protein: MDEYQQTIRALSDRIVAAQTPIRVLDAVKWDDNIRQGFLKAKGKEPPAVDRAYYQSRPLSFDSNAVKAEFQSIERDITRQLGQFNPVGQIMRRMCKEYRMVVRMLEARGTEDFGLISQELYGAASDAFHAGDPTLADLGLMLSDYLNNIDGRGDLKDEPKNLTAKEAVDILQHRLNKVFGEAEETIRVFESDGIVADAAAGADYIKIRADAMFNSRDVRALEVHEGLVHVGTTLNGLNQPICTFLAKGPPSSTVTQEGLAILMEVIAFASYPSRLRKLTNRTRAIHMVEEGADFLQVFEFFRCQGFEMAQSYSNASRVFRGSVPDGLPFTKDLSYLKGFIMVYNYIQLAVKKGKLEQIPLLFCGKTTLEDMRTLRQLVEEGLVEPPKYLPEQFRDLNALSAWMCFSNFLNHLSLDRIEADYANIL; encoded by the coding sequence GTGGACGAGTACCAGCAAACCATTCGCGCCCTGTCCGATCGCATCGTCGCGGCGCAGACCCCGATCCGTGTGCTCGACGCTGTGAAGTGGGACGACAACATTCGCCAAGGCTTCCTCAAGGCCAAGGGCAAGGAGCCACCGGCGGTAGACCGTGCCTATTACCAGTCACGTCCGCTGTCGTTCGACTCCAACGCAGTCAAGGCCGAGTTCCAGAGCATCGAGCGCGATATCACCCGGCAGTTGGGCCAGTTCAACCCGGTTGGGCAGATCATGCGGCGCATGTGCAAGGAATACCGCATGGTGGTGCGCATGCTCGAAGCGCGCGGTACCGAAGACTTCGGCCTGATCTCCCAGGAACTGTACGGCGCCGCCTCCGATGCCTTTCACGCCGGTGACCCGACACTGGCCGACCTGGGCCTGATGCTGTCGGATTACCTGAACAATATCGATGGCCGTGGCGACCTCAAGGACGAGCCCAAGAACCTCACCGCCAAGGAGGCCGTGGACATCCTCCAGCACCGACTGAACAAGGTGTTCGGCGAGGCCGAGGAAACCATCCGCGTGTTCGAGTCCGACGGTATCGTCGCCGACGCGGCGGCGGGTGCCGACTACATCAAGATTCGCGCCGACGCCATGTTCAACAGCCGCGATGTGCGCGCGCTGGAAGTGCATGAAGGGCTGGTGCACGTGGGTACCACGCTCAATGGCCTGAACCAGCCGATCTGTACCTTCCTGGCCAAGGGCCCACCCTCGTCGACGGTGACCCAGGAAGGCCTGGCTATTCTCATGGAGGTGATCGCCTTCGCTTCCTACCCCAGCCGCCTGCGCAAGCTCACCAACCGTACCCGCGCCATCCACATGGTCGAGGAGGGCGCCGACTTTCTCCAGGTGTTCGAGTTCTTCCGCTGCCAGGGCTTCGAAATGGCGCAGAGCTACAGCAATGCCAGTCGGGTGTTCCGTGGCTCGGTGCCCGATGGCCTGCCATTTACCAAGGACTTGTCCTATCTCAAGGGCTTCATCATGGTTTACAACTACATTCAGTTGGCCGTTAAGAAGGGCAAGCTGGAGCAGATTCCGCTGCTGTTCTGTGGCAAGACCACCCTGGAAGACATGCGCACCCTTCGCCAACTGGTCGAAGAGGGCCTGGTCGAGCCGCCCAAGTACCTGCCTGAACAGTTCCGCGACCTCAACGCCCTGTCGGCGTGGATGTGCTTCTCCAACTTCCTCAACCACCTGAGCCTGGATCGCATTGAAGCCGACTACGCGAACATTCTCTGA
- a CDS encoding OmpA family protein: MRNYVMIPALLALSVGLAACSHDPNPNLESARTNFSTLQSDPQSSKVAALETKDAQDWLNKADKAFMERENNEKVDQLAYLTNQRVEVAKQTIALRSAENELKNASAERAKAKLDARDAQIAKLQDSLNAKQTDRGTLVTFGDVLFDFNKAELKSSALPNVTKLAQFLQENPERKVIVEGYTDSVGSANYNQTLSERRAAAVRMALVRAGVDPARIVAQGYGKEYPVADNASNSGRAQNRRVEVTISNDNQPVAPRSVSQR; this comes from the coding sequence ATGCGCAATTACGTCATGATTCCCGCCCTGCTGGCCCTGAGCGTCGGTCTCGCTGCCTGCTCCCATGATCCGAACCCCAACCTGGAGTCGGCCCGCACCAACTTCTCCACGCTGCAGAGCGACCCGCAGTCGAGCAAGGTCGCGGCCCTTGAAACCAAGGACGCCCAGGACTGGCTGAACAAGGCCGACAAAGCCTTCATGGAGCGCGAGAACAACGAGAAGGTCGACCAGTTGGCCTACCTCACCAACCAGCGCGTCGAGGTGGCCAAGCAGACCATTGCCCTGCGTAGCGCCGAAAACGAGTTGAAGAACGCGTCCGCCGAGCGCGCCAAGGCCAAGCTCGACGCCCGCGACGCTCAGATCGCCAAGCTGCAGGACAGCCTGAACGCCAAGCAGACCGACCGCGGCACGCTTGTGACCTTCGGCGACGTGCTGTTCGACTTCAACAAGGCCGAGCTCAAGAGCAGTGCCTTGCCCAACGTCACCAAGCTGGCCCAGTTCCTTCAGGAAAACCCTGAGCGCAAGGTCATCGTCGAGGGCTACACCGACAGCGTAGGTTCGGCCAACTACAACCAGACGCTCTCCGAGCGCCGCGCGGCTGCCGTGCGTATGGCGCTGGTACGTGCTGGAGTCGACCCGGCGCGCATCGTCGCCCAGGGATATGGCAAGGAGTACCCGGTGGCGGACAACGCGAGCAACTCGGGCCGTGCTCAGAACCGTCGGGTGGAGGTGACCATCTCCAATGACAACCAACCGGTTGCACCGCGTTCTGTGAGCCAGCGGTAA
- a CDS encoding chemotaxis response regulator protein-glutamate methylesterase, which produces MKIAIVNDMPMAVEALRRALAFEPAHEVVWVAGNGAEAVSRCAEVTPDLILMDLIMPVMDGVEATRRIMAETPCAIVIVTVDRKQNVHRVFEAMGHGALDVVDTPALGAGDAREAAAPLLRKILNISWLIGQQRPSTTKPVAAPLRDAAQRRGLVAIGSSAGGPAALEVLLKGLPKAFPASIVLVQHVDQVFAAGMAEWLSSACGQEVRLAREGEPPQPGQVLLAGTNHHIRLLHNGQLAYTAEPVNEIYRPSIDVFFESVARYWRGDAVGVLLTGMGRDGAQGLKLMREQGFLTIAQDQSSSAVYGMPKAAAAIDAAVEIRPLERIAGRLMEIFAK; this is translated from the coding sequence ATGAAGATCGCCATCGTCAACGACATGCCCATGGCCGTGGAGGCCCTGCGCCGGGCACTGGCCTTCGAGCCCGCGCATGAGGTGGTCTGGGTGGCCGGCAATGGCGCCGAGGCCGTGAGCCGGTGCGCAGAGGTCACGCCCGACCTGATTCTCATGGACCTGATCATGCCGGTGATGGACGGGGTAGAGGCGACCCGGCGGATCATGGCCGAAACGCCGTGCGCCATCGTCATCGTCACCGTCGACCGCAAGCAGAACGTGCACCGGGTGTTCGAGGCCATGGGCCATGGTGCCCTGGATGTGGTCGACACGCCGGCCCTTGGCGCGGGCGATGCGCGTGAGGCCGCAGCGCCGCTGTTGCGCAAGATCCTCAACATCAGCTGGTTGATCGGCCAGCAACGGCCCAGCACGACCAAACCGGTGGCCGCGCCACTGCGCGATGCCGCCCAGCGCCGTGGCCTGGTGGCAATCGGCTCCTCGGCAGGTGGCCCGGCTGCTCTTGAAGTACTGCTCAAGGGCTTACCCAAGGCGTTTCCTGCGTCCATCGTGCTGGTCCAGCACGTTGACCAGGTGTTTGCCGCCGGCATGGCCGAATGGCTCAGCAGCGCCTGCGGGCAGGAGGTGCGGCTGGCGCGTGAGGGCGAGCCACCGCAGCCGGGGCAAGTGCTGCTGGCCGGCACCAACCACCATATCCGACTGCTGCACAATGGCCAGTTGGCCTACACTGCTGAACCTGTCAACGAAATCTACCGGCCCTCGATCGATGTCTTTTTCGAAAGTGTGGCGCGCTACTGGCGCGGCGATGCGGTGGGTGTGCTGCTCACCGGCATGGGCCGCGACGGCGCCCAGGGTCTCAAACTGATGCGCGAGCAGGGCTTTCTGACCATCGCCCAGGATCAGTCCAGCAGCGCAGTCTACGGTATGCCCAAAGCCGCCGCGGCAATCGATGCAGCGGTGGAAATCCGTCCGCTGGAGCGAATTGCCGGGCGCTTGATGGAAATCTTTGCAAAATGA
- the prfB gene encoding peptide chain release factor 2 (programmed frameshift): MEIQPILNTIKDLTERSQSIRGYLDYDHKHDRLIEVNRELEDPAVWNKPEYAQALGRERAMLAQVVETLDKMANGLADCKDLLDMAVEENDESAVGDVVTELEGLEENLAQLEFRRMFSGEMDMNNAYLDIQAGSGGTEAQDWANILLRMYLRWADKRGFDATIIELSEGEVAGIKGATVHIKGEYAFGWLRTEIGVHRLVRKSPFDSGARRHTSFSAVFVSPEIDDKVEIEINPSDLRIDTYRSSGAGGQHVNTTDSAVRITHVPTNTVVACQNERSQHANKDTAMKMLRAKLYELEMQKRNAASQALEDSKSDIGWGHQIRSYVLDDSRIKDLRTGVERSDCQKVLDGDLDQYLEASLKQGL, translated from the exons ATGGAAATCCAACCGATCCTGAACACCATCAAGGACCTTACCGAGCGTTCCCAGTCCATTCGGGGGTATCTT GACTACGATCACAAGCATGACCGCCTGATCGAAGTCAACCGCGAGCTGGAAGACCCGGCCGTCTGGAACAAGCCCGAGTACGCCCAGGCCCTGGGCCGCGAGCGTGCCATGCTGGCGCAGGTCGTCGAGACCCTGGACAAGATGGCCAATGGCCTGGCCGACTGCAAGGACTTGCTCGACATGGCCGTCGAGGAGAATGACGAAAGCGCCGTCGGCGACGTCGTGACCGAACTGGAAGGCCTGGAAGAAAACCTGGCCCAGCTCGAGTTCCGTCGCATGTTCAGCGGCGAGATGGACATGAACAACGCCTACCTGGATATCCAGGCCGGCTCCGGCGGTACCGAAGCGCAGGACTGGGCCAACATCCTGCTGCGCATGTACCTGCGCTGGGCCGACAAGCGCGGTTTCGACGCCACCATCATCGAGCTTTCCGAAGGTGAAGTCGCCGGCATCAAGGGCGCCACCGTGCACATCAAGGGCGAGTACGCCTTCGGCTGGCTGCGCACCGAAATCGGCGTGCATCGCCTGGTGCGCAAGAGCCCGTTCGACTCCGGTGCCCGTCGCCATACCTCGTTCTCGGCAGTGTTCGTGTCGCCCGAGATCGACGACAAGGTCGAGATCGAGATCAACCCGTCCGACTTGCGCATCGACACCTACCGCTCCTCCGGGGCCGGTGGCCAGCACGTGAACACCACCGACTCGGCGGTACGTATCACCCACGTGCCGACCAACACCGTGGTGGCCTGCCAGAACGAACGTTCCCAGCACGCCAACAAGGACACCGCCATGAAAATGCTGCGGGCCAAGTTGTACGAGCTGGAAATGCAGAAGCGCAACGCCGCTTCCCAGGCACTGGAAGACAGCAAGTCGGACATCGGCTGGGGCCACCAGATCCGCTCCTACGTGCTGGATGACTCGCGCATCAAGGACCTGCGTACCGGCGTCGAGCGCAGCGATTGCCAGAAAGTTCTGGACGGCGACCTCGACCAGTACCTGGAAGCGAGCCTCAAGCAGGGGCTGTAA